The sequence CTGAACAGCTTCGCCGCACCGAAAGCGATGCCGATGGCGGCGGCGATCACCGCCAGGGTGAACAGCTCGCGCGAGCCGGTGCGCGCCACCTGCCAGAGCATCCAGGGCAGCAGGCGGCGTCCGGCGACGAGCATTAGGGCGATGAAGGCGCCGACCTGCAGCAGGGTCTGGCAGATCGTCAGCCACAGAGGCCCGCTCGCCTCCGCCGCAGCGCTGGCGTTGCCACCGAGCACCCCGGCCAGCGCCGGCAGGAGGACCAGCACCAGCACGGTGGCGAGGTCTTCCACCACCAGCCAGCCGACGGCGATTCGACCGTTCATGCTGTCGAGCAGGCCGCGGGTTTCCAGCGCCTTGAGCAGCACCACGGTGCTCGCGCAGGACAGCGACAGGCCGAACACCAGGCCGGCGCCCCAGTTCCAGCCCCACCAATGCGCGACCACTGCGCCCAGCGCGGTGGCCAGGCCCATCTGCACGATGGCGCCGGGCACGGCGATGCGCTTCACCGCGAGCAGGTCCTTGAGCGAGAAATGCAGGCCGACGCCGAACATCAGCAGCATCACGCCAATCTCGGAGAGCTGCGAAGCCAGGTGCACGTCCGCGACGAAGCCCGGCGTGGCCGGGCCGATGATGATCCCCGCGAGCAGGTAGCCGACCAGCGCCGGCACCTTGCAGCGCTCGGCCAGGAAGCCCAGCACCAGCGCGATGGCGAAGCCCGCGGCAAGCGTGCTGATCAGAGAAATACCGTGCTCCATGGTGCGCCTCCCGCGATCCCGAATACGTCTGTGCAACGGGATTTTGTGCCGCGGGAGACCCTGGAGACACGCAAGCTTTTGTTACATCAAGTTCGGAAAGGGCCTACGGCAGCTTCGGCCCCATCCTCTGGACAACCGCTTCAGGCCTTGGCCGCAGCCAGGTAGGCGCCCAGACGCCGGCCCATCTCTTCGCCCAGGGCCTGCAGGCCGCTCATGGGGCGGACCATGACTTCGAACTCGACGATCTTGCCCTGTTCGTCGAAGCGGATCATGTCGATGCCCTTGAGCTGCTTACCGCCGACCTGGGCGCTGAACTCCAGGACCACACTCAGGCCATCGGCGGTGGCCAGTTCGCGGTGGTAGGTGAAGCCCTCGAAGACCTGCAGCACCGTGTTGAGGATCATCGACACCACCGGTG is a genomic window of Pseudomonas knackmussii B13 containing:
- a CDS encoding nuclear transport factor 2 family protein, translating into MSELQLHPQAAASLQCWHAMVERKDLSKLPELLAPDAVFRSPMAHTPYPGAPVVSMILNTVLQVFEGFTYHRELATADGLSVVLEFSAQVGGKQLKGIDMIRFDEQGKIVEFEVMVRPMSGLQALGEEMGRRLGAYLAAAKA